The Bacteroidales bacterium genome includes the window CTTATTCAAAAGCGAAGCTTGTTCCTTTAATTTTAAGTCATGCTTTCTGTATGTAAATAACGCAAAAAGAATAGCTATAAGAGCAATTATAAATCCGGCTATTTCCATTCTTATTTAAGTTTAATGATCTTGTTTCCTTTAAATATTTTTTTTTAGCATTTTATTCATTTCTTTCTGCAAATCTTTGCTAATTTCATTTCCTAAATTCAATCAAATATTTCCGGTATATAAATCCCAAACAGGAAATATCAAATCATAATCATTCCAATTTATTTTCCGTCAGCAGCTAACAATTTCAAACGGCTACAATTTGTAGCCACTTCACTTCCTTCCTTTTTTAATCGGGTTTTCAGAACACTCCAATACTTTCTTGGATTATTACTGCCGGTCAAAACACCGATAACATCAATAATAGAAAAATACCACTTTTCTTGTTCATCATTCCAATGAACTCTCACTTGTTGGTCTTGGAATAATTTTATTGCATTCTCTTTTGTCATAAAATTTAGATAATTAAAATTCAAAGATAATAACCTTTTTTATTATGCTGTATCACATCATGTTATAGTTTTTTTTAGCTTTAGTTTAGGTATTCTGTGATATTCGCACAAAATATAGCTTTTAAGCGGTACAAACCGCTAAAAAGAAAATCTTTCAAAACTACCTTTTAGCGGTTGAAACCGCTTAAAGGTTAGTATGAAAATCGCAGAATACCTAAACCATAGCCTTTTTTTTTAATGAATACCAACATATATGTTAAAGTAACTCTTATTAATTTTATTTCCTTAATTCAATCAAATATTTCCGGTATATAAATCCCAAACAGGAAATATCAAATCATAATCTTTCCAATTTATATTTCCGTCAGCAATATTAAATTTCTTAAATAAGTCTTCATCAACATACTTTTTTACAGTTTGATGTATTGAATTGACAATAAAATATTTGAAATCAACTAATTTTTCACTGTCATCAGAAAATTTTATTCTTATAGCATAATCACCAATATAGTTTGCAGAAACAACTTTTATCTGTTTTTCATAAGTTTCTGAATATTCTTCTACTATTCTCATTTGATTTTTTTATTAATTCTTTCAAATTTAATATCTTTATGATAAACAAAATAATCTATCCATTTTTCGACAATTTTTTCGCCATAAACAGTTAAGAATTCTTTAAAATTTTTTAACTCTTTACCTTTTAACGGTTTTATCCCTTTAATATTAGAAATTTTTATTTCATAAATAATACCATTTTCTAAATAGAATTCTGCTTTGCTTTCAAATTCTCCCTTTTTTGCATGTACATGAATCGGTTCATGTTCATTGGAATAGAAAAAAATTATAATACCAAGATATTCAAATATTTTAGGCATATACTTCTGTTATTGTAAAGATACTAATAAAACATACATAATAAAAATCGGAAATTCAAAAACTAAACTTCACCTCATCAATAAAGTATTTCTTTTCGCAATACGAACATCTGACTTCTATCGGGTCTTTTCCGGCAAATTCAAAGCGTGTTTTTACTTGTTCAATATTTGTAATACAATTTGAATTCGGACAAATAATATGCTGATTAATTTCTTTGGGAATGTCAATACCGAATTTCTTTACAACTTCATAATCATTAATAATAATAAGGGTTGCAGTAGGTGAAATAAGAGCAATACTGTTTGCTTCCTCTTTAGACAATTCTCGATCTTCAATCTTAATAATATCTTTCTTGCCCATTTTTCGGCTTGTGAGATTAACACCAATCATAATCTCTCTTTTTGAATTGCCGATATTAAGAATATCTGCAACTTGTAATGCTTTCCCGGCTGTTATGTGATCAATTACGGTTCCGTTTTTTATCGGATCTACTTTTAGTTTTTCTTTATTCATCTTTTTTGTTTAGTGTTTAATTGTTTATTTGTCAAGTTTCAAGTTTTTTCTGTGTAAATCTGTGAGTTCCCTGTCTGCCGACCAGGCAGGTGTGTGCTTCAAGTTTCAAACAGCTTATTTTTAATACTTTAAATTTAGTAATGTCGTAATTATTGCCTGTCTCATAAAAACACCGTTTTTCGCTTGTTGAAAATAATAAGCATATTTGGTATCGTCAACTTCTGTGGTAATTTCATTCACTCGCGGCAGAGGATGCAATACTTTAAAATTATTTTTAACGCCCTCAAGTAACTTTTTTGTAATAATGTATGAATCTTTTACTTTCTCGTAATCTTCCAAAACTGCAAATCGTTCTTTTTGTATTCGTGTAACATACATAATATCAAGTTCGTGCATAACTTCTTTTATATCTTCAATTTCATGATATTCAATGCCGTTTTTATCTAAATCATCTTTAATATAATTGGGCATCTGTAAGTGGCCGGGAGAGGCAAAATAGAATTTCGGATTAAAATCAGACAAAGCTTGAGATAATGAATGTACTGTTCTTCCCAATCTTAAATCACCTACCATCCCAATAGTAAGATTTTTCAAACTGCCTTGTGTTTTTTGAATGGAATAAAGATCAAGCATGGCTTGTGTAGGATGTTGATTGGTTCCGTCACCGGCATTTATAACAGGAATATCAACGGTTTCGGCAGCAAATCGAGCAGCCCCTTCAATTATGTGTCTCATCACAATTATATCAGCATACATACTTATCGTCATAAGAGTATCTGATAAAGTTTCGCCTTTCTTGACTGAAGTTGAACTTGTTCCCGACATTGAGAAAGTATTTCCTCCGAGTTTTTTCACGGCAGTTTCAAAAGAAAAATGTGTTCGTGTTGACGGCTCAAAAAACAGCAATGCTGCCAATTTCCCTGTAAAATCAACATTAACTTCTTTTTTTTCAATCTTCCCCGCTAAATTAATTAGTTTAAGAATGTCCTCACTGCTGACATCTCGCATTGAAA containing:
- a CDS encoding DUF2442 domain-containing protein, coding for MRIVEEYSETYEKQIKVVSANYIGDYAIRIKFSDDSEKLVDFKYFIVNSIHQTVKKYVDEDLFKKFNIADGNINWKDYDLIFPVWDLYTGNI
- a CDS encoding DUF4160 domain-containing protein, which codes for MPKIFEYLGIIIFFYSNEHEPIHVHAKKGEFESKAEFYLENGIIYEIKISNIKGIKPLKGKELKNFKEFLTVYGEKIVEKWIDYFVYHKDIKFERINKKIK
- the pyrI gene encoding aspartate carbamoyltransferase regulatory subunit, with amino-acid sequence MNKEKLKVDPIKNGTVIDHITAGKALQVADILNIGNSKREIMIGVNLTSRKMGKKDIIKIEDRELSKEEANSIALISPTATLIIINDYEVVKKFGIDIPKEINQHIICPNSNCITNIEQVKTRFEFAGKDPIEVRCSYCEKKYFIDEVKFSF
- the pyrB gene encoding aspartate carbamoyltransferase, producing the protein MKNLISMRDVSSEDILKLINLAGKIEKKEVNVDFTGKLAALLFFEPSTRTHFSFETAVKKLGGNTFSMSGTSSTSVKKGETLSDTLMTISMYADIIVMRHIIEGAARFAAETVDIPVINAGDGTNQHPTQAMLDLYSIQKTQGSLKNLTIGMVGDLRLGRTVHSLSQALSDFNPKFYFASPGHLQMPNYIKDDLDKNGIEYHEIEDIKEVMHELDIMYVTRIQKERFAVLEDYEKVKDSYIITKKLLEGVKNNFKVLHPLPRVNEITTEVDDTKYAYYFQQAKNGVFMRQAIITTLLNLKY